acaattcgaaagagagcattagataaatttttataggtgtccctatacatgtagctacacatacatgtaacacagtACATTCTTGCCGTTACAATAACATGTCCGTGTGTTCTCTTCTAGACATtatgaggacgtcctcactaaacagagagagagagagagagagagagagagagctgtaTAACCCGATATGCATAGGATACCTTTTGTCGGAATACACAGTATGTAGGTGTAAACAacgtaaaaacaatgaaaatatgaaattgagaatgACAATAAGAGTTGGGAGTGCCCAGTAAAACGGATTTCACAGGTGttggattaggcagttttcactgtatacgtacatgtacatgtatatattttttaagtgacttttccttttattttatgaaattatattgttttGGAAATAATTCACATTACGTTTTTAAACCGTTCACAAATATTCTGCTCATCGTTCAGTCCAATAAATCAATAGAATCTGTTATAACTTCCTTAGTGTCAAGAATTGTTGCTTTGTATTTTAATTCCGTAAGTCCAAACGTATATACCTCTTCACATATACGCTTCTCGTGGACGTGCTTTGGAAAAGGAAGTGTTATTGCCTTTAAAAATACACAAGAATCGTCGACCACAACAGGGTTTTCTTTCTCGGTGTAGTATATTTTCGTGGTAACActcgtgtcatgttttgatAATGGGTGACCCTTAAGCTTAACAGTTGTTCCAGTTGCCAAGACTCGAGATCCACTTGAAATTATCTTAACAAAAGCTCCACGACATTTTTCTTTGCTGTCTTCATCTAAGAATTTGTGAGTTTCAGGATGAAGACCATGGACAAAGTTCAAATTTGCATGAACACCGTACGTATATCGCATTAACCTTGACGATATGGAAAGTGGAAAATGGCCATAGAGAACGGCGCCTTTCAGTACGGCCAAACTACAATGTTCCGGAATAATAATCGACTTCTTTTGAAAGAACGTTTTCAGCTTTTCCTGTAGAAGGATACACTCCCCAAATCCGCCAACGACGATGATTATTCGTATGTTAGGAAATTTATTGAGTATTTCTTTTATGTGATGAACTATGCCGCGTATACTCTTATCAAAGAAACTTTGCATCTGTAGAGCATCTATTTTTAACTTATCTCTTGCAATGCTGACGAAACGTTCATATTCGGAGGAATTTATTGCCTCCTTCAAATTTCGACCTCTTGATTTCGAGATTTCGGCTAGCGAAGCAGGAATGCGAACATTGTATGAACTAGTGGATTGCAGTTTAACGGTTCTTTTCTTTGTTTCAAATTCTCTGAGCAAAGTTATGTAATCTTCTAAATCTTCCCTCTTCAGTTGATGCAATGCATCCACACCAAAGACTGTTTGAAACATTTGCACATACTCTTCGTTCACTAATTCGCCGCCGTAATCACCCCCAGTTGCCTTATGAAGTTCCATAATAGTGGTTTTGGACTCAATCTCATGAACACTGAAATCAGCGGTTCCACCTGTGAAAAACCATATAAAGTATCAATGTATAGGAATATATAATTCCTAACGAAGTAACATTAAAGTGTAGTGTTAAGCATTCAATTTCAATTGCCTTTGATATTACACTACCATTCTAAATACATCTTTCACTTGCTAACCAGTAATCGAAGTCAGTTTATTACGAGATGGATTACGAGTAAAAatacggtacatgtatatattccagCAATTGTTGTAACTTTCATTTGcttttttatcattgataattTCTTTTACGTTTTCAAGTTTGAAATAACGAGAGTTTCTTGCAATTCAAAAGACagtcatgtaaaaaaaaaaacaaaaaacaaaaaaaaaaaaccatggatTAATAGGTTTGCATGTACTTGAAATATGACGAATATTGGGGCACTAAGCTATGGAAAACACGCAACTTTCCACGCTCTtttgttgatattgatatgtGCACAGCTGTTGTACATGCACGTGGTAAATGCAGTATTATTAACAATGAGCATTTTGGtcaaatttaattcatttcGTTTAAACGCAAAACAAACGCATACGAATATGGTGAATGGTATAAATTAGAGATATCATACCCCCAATGTCAGCGATTATGTATTGCGATCCTTTGTATGCTATGGAGAGTCCATCTTCATTTATCATTTCCATTGGGAATGTCCGACAATACAGTGACGCTGCTTCCGGTTCCAGAGCAAGAAACAACTGACCGCTGTCTATTCCTGCCTACATGAATCGATACCATCTTCAATACCTCATTGTCAATTAACAAAAGATAATTAATGTCATGGTGATACACATCCCTAATAAATGAGTTAAATCCGTGTATTGATCGTTATCTATTTatctggtcaagatataggactcacagcgggtgtgtccggtcgacgggggatgcgTACTCGTCCTACGCACCTGAACCCAGCTCTTGtttgttcaggggtccgtgtttgccctatctTAATTacgtatttcttataggagttttgagatttgatcactgttcgttacctccatcttttcattcaaatttaaatgatattgaatttcctaattttttaataaatatgcatgtaatgataatatcGATGGGACAtcttaatttcacatttttatgaAACATTCTTTGAATATGATATCTCAGCAAACTAAActtattgcatgtacatgtagtagcttCTGGAATTGTATATAGAACAATTAGAATAAAAGTGCGTGTCTTAGACAATTAATTTTGCCTAATCTATTTCTTTAAAGTGTCGGTAAGCAGACAATGTCAAAATCTATTGATGTAATTCAATAAAACTTCCTCATACGTGGAACTATTTACCCCTCAAACCTAACAGAGGTTCAGGTATCCTAGAGCATGTCAAGTCGCTGATTATCTAACAATACCAACCTCTCCAAGATATGTTCTCCACTGATATGAGAATATAAAGGCTCGAAATCAATCACTGCACAGCAGTTTTCAAAATTATACCGATAACAAACAATGTTGGAAAACACGTGGGTTTGGGTTACAGTTCGATCCAGAGCAAAGTCTGAATATGAAATAGGGAATAACTGGTAAAATTTCAAGAGGTGATCATTTCATGATGGGTAACAATTAACATACAATGTAGGTTTTGTACATTATATTAGCATAAAGCTGCATAAAATATAAGATTTCAAACATTGATTTTCACCCCTCGGCCATCAACAaagag
Above is a genomic segment from Ostrea edulis chromosome 3, xbOstEdul1.1, whole genome shotgun sequence containing:
- the LOC130052730 gene encoding heat shock 70 kDa protein 12A-like; the protein is MIKDKVNRCLKAEEDLPVINMAKQGTTSHRKSDIQRGGFLVVAAIDFGTTYSGYAYSFVHNPMDIQSSHTWYAGTSGLASMKTPTCLLLKSDESFDSFGYEAEDNFADIVANNLQGDYFYFTRFKMDLYRKKTVTRGMEIQDINDKVLPALRVFSLSIEYLKTHLLRTLKDRILTITISDVKFILTVPAIWTDAAKQFMREAAIEAGIDSGQLFLALEPEAASLYCRTFPMEMINEDGLSIAYKGSQYIIADIGGGTADFSVHEIESKTTIMELHKATGGDYGGELVNEEYVQMFQTVFGVDALHQLKREDLEDYITLLREFETKKRTVKLQSTSSYNVRIPASLAEISKSRGRNLKEAINSSEYERFVSIARDKLKIDALQMQSFFDKSIRGIVHHIKEILNKFPNIRIIIVVGGFGECILLQEKLKTFFQKKSIIIPEHCSLAVLKGAVLYGHFPLSISSRLMRYTYGVHANLNFVHGLHPETHKFLDEDSKEKCRGAFVKIISSGSRVLATGTTVKLKGHPLSKHDTSVTTKIYYTEKENPVVVDDSCVFLKAITLPFPKHVHEKRICEEVYTFGLTELKYKATILDTKEVITDSIDLLD